In Candidatus Rokuibacteriota bacterium, the genomic window GTTCATGATCGCGAGGAACGCTCCGTAGATCAGCACCACGCCCATGATCATCGGGTAATCCCTGCCGGTCATCGACAGGACGAAGAACCGGCCCATCCCCGGAACGCGGAAGATGGATTCGACGAAGAAGGAGCCCGTTCCGACGGCCGCGAACATGGGCCCGAGGAGCGTCGCGACGGGAATCAGCGCATTTTTCAACACGTGCTTGCCGAGCACGAGCCGCTCCGTCATACCCTTCGCGCGCGCCGTCAAGACGTAGTCCGAGCGGATGACCTCCAGCACGCTCGCGCGGGTGTAGCGCGCGATGATCCCGAGCGGTCCCAGCGCCAGCGTGACCGTCGGAAGCACCCAGTCCCGTGGATGCGTCCAGCCTCCCGTGGGGAAGAGCGGGACGAGGAACGAGAAGAGCATGATGAGGAAGACCGCCAGGATGAAGTTAGGGATGCTCACGC contains:
- a CDS encoding ABC transporter permease, which codes for MALITFLVMHATPGSPLDPVAEGANPLSPEAQRNLAEKYGLDKPLYQQFAIFVGKAVHGDFGYSFVYKTRTVEEILRETFPVSLLLGSMALVLAILGGISLGILAAVYQNRTWDYLSVGLATFGVSIPNFILAVFLIMLFSFLVPLFPTGGWTHPRDWVLPTVTLALGPLGIIARYTRASVLEVIRSDYVLTARAKGMTERLVLGKHVLKNALIPVATLLGPMFAAVGTGSFFVESIFRVPGMGRFFVLSMTGRDYPMIMGVVLIYGAFLAIMNLVVDLLYGALDPRIRY